In Patescibacteria group bacterium, a single window of DNA contains:
- the rpoB gene encoding DNA-directed RNA polymerase subunit beta: MRKTFKKTQELYPNFDLIEIQKKSYQWFLKEGIGEVLKESSNIQDYRGRDLELHFIDYYLEEPKFDEITTKERNLTYEAALKVRAKLINKKTGKKIEQEIYLGDIPLMTERGTFIINGIERVVVNQLIRSPGVFFTADELAGRNYYRALIIPDRGAWLEIETSYDHTLWVRINRQRKVIATAFLRIFGFNTKEEILNAFFPSTQEINEEEKKYLENTLKKDPAFSEEEGILEVYRKIRPSEFVTIDSARHLIQNMFFNPDRYNLGRAGRYKINQRLNLKYQLPPEKLQVLQKEDIKKIIQEVIRLNVSQAQPDDIDHLGNRRIRAVGELVQSRMRVGLMRMRRIVKDRMSTLDTATLTPAQLVNPQPVISVIREFFMLSQLSQFMDQTNPLAELEHKRRLTMVGPGGLSRERAGFEVRDVHQTYYGRICPIATPEGQNVGLVGHFACYARLNPYGFLETPYRKVVKIGKKMKVTDEIIWLDAFEEEKYNIAPASIPLDEAGFIIPKTRIEARIKGEPGFALPEQIDLVDIACQQIISLGTALIPFLEHDDAVRALMGTNMQRQAVPLISPEAPLIGTGLEEKVARDSGYLVVAEEDGEIVESDAGHLKLKSRKKTLTYQANKFIRSNANTCLNQRILVEKGQKVKKGDVLIDGPAMEKGELALGRNVLVAFMPWEGGNYQDAILISSRLVKEDVFSSIHISEHLVEVRETKLGPEVITRDIPNVSEMKLKELDSEGIIRIGAEVKSGDILVGKITPKGETELSTEEKLLRAIFGEKAKDVRDTSLYLEHGEHGKVIEIKTFSREQGDKLPSRVLKTIYISVADLRKIQPGDKLANRHGNKGVVSKIIPEEDMPFLEDGTPIDIILNPLGIVSRMNIGQILETHLGMAAKTLGYQAAIPSLNGPRNEEIKKELAKINFPLSGKVKLYDGRTGQPFANEITVGYMYMMKLNHLVEDKIHQRSIGPYSLITQQPLGGKAQRGGQRFGEMEVWALEAHGAAYTLQEMLTIKSDDVTGRTRAYSSIIKGEKIQDVYLPESFQILIRELKALGLGVELIKDKSLQRDKSTKIGEKNS; the protein is encoded by the coding sequence ATGCGGAAAACATTTAAAAAAACTCAAGAACTTTATCCCAATTTTGATTTAATTGAAATTCAAAAAAAATCTTATCAGTGGTTTCTCAAAGAGGGAATTGGCGAGGTTTTAAAAGAAAGTTCTAATATTCAGGATTATCGTGGTCGTGATTTAGAACTCCATTTTATCGATTATTATCTTGAAGAGCCAAAATTCGATGAAATCACGACCAAAGAAAGAAATCTCACCTATGAGGCTGCTTTAAAAGTAAGGGCTAAATTAATTAATAAAAAAACTGGTAAAAAAATTGAACAGGAAATCTATTTAGGCGATATTCCTCTTATGACCGAAAGAGGAACTTTTATTATTAATGGTATTGAAAGGGTGGTTGTTAATCAACTTATCCGTTCGCCCGGAGTTTTTTTTACGGCTGACGAGTTGGCTGGTCGGAATTATTATCGAGCTCTTATTATTCCTGATCGTGGGGCTTGGCTGGAAATCGAAACTTCTTATGACCATACTTTATGGGTGAGAATAAATCGCCAGCGCAAGGTTATTGCCACTGCTTTCTTAAGAATTTTCGGCTTCAATACTAAGGAAGAAATTCTTAATGCATTTTTCCCTTCGACTCAAGAGATTAATGAAGAAGAAAAAAAATATCTAGAAAATACTTTAAAAAAAGACCCAGCCTTTTCTGAGGAGGAAGGAATTTTAGAAGTCTATCGAAAAATTAGACCAAGTGAATTTGTCACCATTGATAGTGCTCGCCATTTAATTCAGAATATGTTTTTTAATCCGGATCGATATAATTTAGGACGCGCTGGTCGTTATAAAATTAATCAGCGTCTAAATTTGAAATATCAGCTGCCACCAGAGAAGCTTCAAGTTTTACAAAAAGAAGATATTAAAAAAATTATCCAAGAAGTGATTCGGTTAAACGTCAGCCAGGCTCAGCCAGATGACATTGATCATCTAGGTAATCGAAGAATTAGAGCCGTTGGCGAACTAGTTCAGTCACGCATGAGGGTGGGGTTGATGCGTATGAGAAGGATTGTTAAAGACCGAATGAGTACTCTTGACACAGCAACCCTCACGCCCGCCCAACTAGTTAACCCTCAACCCGTTATCAGTGTCATTCGAGAGTTTTTTATGCTTTCTCAACTCTCACAGTTTATGGATCAAACCAATCCTTTAGCTGAGTTAGAGCACAAAAGAAGATTAACAATGGTTGGTCCTGGCGGCTTATCTCGCGAAAGGGCTGGTTTTGAAGTGAGAGACGTTCATCAAACTTATTATGGTCGTATCTGTCCGATCGCTACCCCGGAAGGTCAAAACGTTGGTCTGGTTGGCCATTTTGCTTGTTATGCTCGGCTTAATCCCTATGGTTTCTTAGAGACGCCTTATCGGAAAGTGGTCAAAATAGGAAAAAAAATGAAAGTGACTGATGAAATTATCTGGTTGGATGCTTTTGAAGAAGAAAAATATAATATTGCTCCAGCCTCCATACCCCTTGATGAGGCTGGTTTTATTATTCCCAAAACAAGAATTGAGGCAAGAATCAAGGGCGAACCAGGTTTTGCTCTACCTGAACAAATTGATTTGGTTGATATTGCTTGTCAACAAATTATTAGTTTGGGAACGGCCCTGATTCCTTTTTTAGAACATGATGATGCGGTTAGAGCTTTAATGGGGACAAATATGCAACGTCAGGCAGTGCCATTAATTTCGCCGGAAGCACCTTTAATTGGTACCGGCCTTGAAGAAAAAGTGGCTCGAGATTCTGGTTATTTGGTCGTAGCGGAAGAAGATGGGGAAATTGTTGAGAGCGATGCTGGTCATCTTAAATTGAAATCGAGAAAAAAAACATTAACTTACCAAGCAAACAAATTTATTCGTTCTAATGCCAATACTTGTCTCAATCAAAGGATTTTAGTAGAAAAGGGACAAAAAGTTAAAAAGGGCGATGTCTTAATTGATGGTCCGGCCATGGAAAAAGGTGAATTAGCTTTAGGGCGAAATGTTTTGGTTGCTTTTATGCCTTGGGAGGGAGGGAACTATCAGGACGCAATTTTAATTTCTTCTCGTTTAGTCAAAGAGGATGTTTTTTCTTCTATTCATATTAGTGAACATCTGGTTGAGGTTAGAGAAACGAAATTAGGACCAGAAGTGATTACTCGCGACATTCCCAATGTTAGCGAGATGAAATTAAAAGAATTAGATTCTGAAGGAATTATTCGGATTGGTGCTGAGGTGAAGTCAGGCGATATTTTAGTCGGTAAAATTACACCGAAAGGTGAAACTGAGCTTTCAACCGAGGAAAAATTACTCCGCGCTATTTTTGGAGAAAAGGCTAAAGATGTTCGAGACACCTCACTTTATTTAGAACATGGTGAACACGGAAAAGTTATTGAGATTAAAACTTTTTCTCGGGAACAGGGCGATAAACTACCATCGCGGGTTTTAAAGACTATTTATATTTCCGTGGCTGATTTGAGAAAAATCCAGCCTGGTGATAAATTGGCCAATCGTCATGGTAATAAAGGTGTTGTTTCTAAAATTATTCCCGAAGAAGATATGCCCTTTTTAGAGGATGGCACGCCCATTGATATTATTTTAAATCCCTTAGGGATTGTTTCTAGAATGAATATCGGCCAGATTTTAGAGACTCATTTAGGAATGGCAGCAAAGACCTTGGGTTATCAAGCAGCTATCCCTTCTTTAAATGGTCCTCGAAATGAAGAAATAAAAAAAGAATTAGCCAAAATCAATTTTCCTCTTTCCGGTAAAGTCAAGCTTTATGACGGAAGAACCGGTCAGCCATTTGCTAACGAGATTACTGTTGGTTATATGTATATGATGAAGTTAAATCATTTGGTGGAAGATAAAATTCACCAACGTTCAATTGGTCCTTATTCTCTCATTACTCAACAACCTTTAGGTGGTAAAGCCCAACGTGGTGGTCAAAGATTTGGCGAAATGGAAGTTTGGGCTCTCGAAGCACATGGAGCAGCTTATACTCTTCAAGAGATGTTGACCATCAAATCTGATGACGTGACTGGCCGGACGAGGGCTTATAGCTCAATTATTAAGGGTGAAAAAATTCAAGATGTTTATCTGCCAGAATCTTTTCAGATTTTAATTCGCGAATTAAAAGCCCTTGGTTTAGGTGTTGAATTAATTAAAGATAAATCGTTGCAGAGAGACAAATCAACCAAAATTGGAGAAAAAAATTCTTAA